The Puntigrus tetrazona isolate hp1 chromosome 16, ASM1883169v1, whole genome shotgun sequence genome includes a region encoding these proteins:
- the ccdc127a gene encoding coiled-coil domain-containing protein 127a, whose translation MNNLNDPPRWNIRPEAAGGEDGGRWNYALLVPMIGLAAFRWIWTRESQSQIQDVKSKYDRDMAAITRDLELKYRETLTENRRTAAHLEVELEKERQRVQGYKKALISQSQQLMEERKQLHQERQDLEEEKTRLLRSGVAEAVLRKALQREEDWRRRAQALLQELEVKLVERQEAFCSILLPREHRLEMEKNLLLKVAKDPAGAELNLEEDLRDIFKNDRHCADLLNMDKRKNGSLMWLYLRYWQLQVTLQKHKRAEEALKGASPNSSRPSGV comes from the exons ATGAACAACCTGAACGATCCTCCTCGATGGAACATTAGACCGGAGGCCGCTGGAGGAGAAGACGGGGGCAGATGGAACTACGCGCTGCTGGTGCCCATGATCGGGCTCGCGGCGTTTC GTTGGATATGGACTCGAGAATCACAGAGCCAGATCCAAGATGTGAAGAGCAAGTACGACAGGGATATGGCAGCCATTACCAGAGACCTGGAGCTGAAGTACAGGGAGACGCTGACGGAAAACCGGCGGACAGCAGCACACCTGGAGGTGGAGCTTGAGAAGGAGCGCCAACGTGTGCAGGGCTACAAGAAAGCCCTGATCTCTCAGAGTCAGCAGCTCATGGAGGAACGGAAGCAGCTTCATCAGGAACGGCAGGATCTGGAGGAAGAGAAGACCCGTCTGCTGCGGTCTGGAGTGGCCGAGGCGGTGCTGAGGAAAGCCCTGCAGCGAGAGGAGGACTGGCGTCGCAGGGCTCAGGCTCTGCTGCAGGAACTGGAGGTGAAGCTGGTGGAGAGGCAGGAAGCTTTCTGCAGCATCCTGTTGCCACGAGAACATCGTCTGGAGATGGAGAAGAACCTGCTGCTAAAGGTGGCTAAAGACCCGGCGGGTGCCGAGCTGAACCTAGAGGAAGATCTCAGGGACATTTTTAAGAATGACAGACACTGTGCAGATTTGCTGAACATGGATAAGCGTAAGAATGGGAGTTTGATGTGGCTGTACCTCAGGTACTGGCAGCTCCAGGTCACCCTGCAGAAACACAAGAGGGCAGAAGAGGCTCTGAAAGGGGCCTCGCCAAACTCCAGCAGACCTTCAGGAGTGTAG
- the mrpl32 gene encoding 39S ribosomal protein L32, mitochondrial produces MSLSGFLQFVGRSLQRLELRLAQAAGFDSFGPALAVNGPQILPQSHHSSDEENSEPSFLDSIFWMAAPKKRRTIEVNRCRRRNPNKLIKVKYNIEPCPECGNMKLKHTLCGFCYEKVRKETAMIRKQISVMEGGPLKNPAVESVVLYENETPSEADKDKRIVERNRKRPSWFNM; encoded by the exons ATGTCATTATCAGGTTTTCTTCAGTTTGTCGGCCGCTCTCTGCAGCGTCTGGAGCTCCGTTTAGCGCAAGCAGCGGGATTTGACAGCTTCG GTCCAGCTCTGGCTGTAAATGGTCCCCAGATTCTTCCTCAATCCCATCACAGCAGCGATGAAGAAAACTCTGAGCCCAGTTTCTTGGACAGTATCTTTTGGATGGCAGCTCCTAAAAAGAGGAGAACCATTGAAGTAAATCGTTGTAGAAGACGAAACccaaataaactgataaaagtCAAG TACAACATTGAGCCGTGTCCAGAGTGTGGCAACATGAAACTGAAGCATACTCTGTGTGGATTCTGCTATGAAAAAGTCAGGAAGGAGACAGCAATGATACGAAAGCAAATCTCCGTAATGGAAGGCGGACCTCTCAAAAATCCTGCTGTAGAGTCTGTTGTTTTGTATGAAAATGAAACGCCCTCTGAAGCAGATAAGGACAAAAGAATTGTAGAACGCAACAGGAAACGCCCTTCTTGGTTTAACATGTAA
- the psma2a gene encoding proteasome subunit alpha type-2 yields the protein MAERGYSFSLTTFSPSGKLVQIEYALAAVAAGAPSVGIKASNGVVLATEKKQKSILYDEQSVHKVEPITKHIGMVYSGMGPDYRVLVRRARKLAQQYFLVYQEPIPTGQLVQRVASVMQEYTQSGGVRPFGVSLLIAGWDEDRPYLFQSDPSGAYFAWKATAMGKNYVNGKTFLEKRYNEDLELEDAIHTAILTLKESFEGQMTEDNIEVGICNEAGFRRLTPAEVKDYLAAIA from the exons ATGGCAGAAAGAGGGTACAGTTTCTCCCTCACCACTTTCAG CCCTTCAGGGAAGTTGGTCCAGATTGAGTATGCTCTGGCAGCTGTAGCAGCTGGTGCTCCTTCAGTTGGAATAAAAG CTTCAAATGGGGTTGTTCTTGCTACGGAAAAGAAGCAGAAATCAATATTGTATGATGAGCAAAGTGTTCACAAAGTAGAACCCATAACCAAACACATTGGTATGGTCTACAGTGGCATGGGTCCAGACTACAG GGTTCTGGTGAGAAGGGCACGGAAACTGGCTCAGCAGTACTTTCTGGTCTATCAGGAGCCTATTCCTACAGGCCAGCTTGTTCAGAGAGTGGCTTCTGTTATGCAGGAGTATACGCAATCGGG GGGTGTTCGGCCGTTCGGTGTGTCACTCCTGATTGCTGGCTGGGATGAAGACCGTCCATACCTTTTCCAGTCAGACCCCTCG GGAGCGTACTTTGCATGGAAAGCTACCGCGATGGGGAAGAACTATGTGAATGGAAAAACATTCCTTGAAAAAAG ATACAATGAGGATCTGGAACTGGAAGATGCAATTCACACTGCTATTCTGACTCTTAAG GAAAGCTTTGAAGGTCAAATGACCGAGGACAACATTGAGGTGGGAATCTGCAATGAAGCAGGATTTAGGCGACTGACTCCAGCGGAGGTGAAAGACTATCTAGCCGCCATTGCTTAA